GCTATATAAAAAGCATGGATTTAAAGAGTGCGGCATTAGACCAGGATATTATACGAATAATAATGAAGATGCAATAATAATGTGGAAAACTATTGAAGTTTAGAGAGGTGATGAAATGACTATAACATTAGCTATTGAGACTTCATGTGATGAAACCTCTTGTGCTATTTTACGAGATGGAAGGGAAATACTTTCAAATATTATATCTTCTCAAATTGAAATTCATAGAGAATTTGGTGGAGTAGTGCCAGAAGTAGCATCTAGAAAACATATTGAAAATATCAATATAATAATTCAACAGGCATTAGATGAAGCTAACATAAATTTTCATGATATAGATTTAGTTGGAGTTACTCAAGGGCCTGGACTAGTAGGTGCTTTATTAGTTGGAATATCTACAGCAAAAGCTATAGCCTATGCTATTGATAAGCCTATAGTTGGGGTAAATCATATTGAAGGGCATATATGTGCAAATTATATTGACCATAAAGATTTAGAACCTCCTTTTACATGTTTAGTAGTATCAGGAGGGCATACTTATTTAGTCCAAGCTAAATCCTATACCGAATATGAATTAGTAGGTAGAACCAGAGATGATGCAGCAGGTGAAGCTTTTGATAAGGTGGCTAGAGCATTAGGATTATCATACCCTGGTGGACCTTTGATAGATGAGCTATCTAAAAAAGGAGATAAATATGCTATAGATTTTCCACGAGTATATTTAGAACAAGATAGTTATGATTTTAGTTTTAGTGGATTAAAAACTGCTGTACTAAATTATTTAAATCAAAAGAGACAAAAGAATGAAGATATAATAATAGAAGATGTAGCTGCATCTTTTCAACAATCAGTAATAGAGGTTCTTGTAGAAAAGACTATAAAGTTAGCTAAAGAGAGAAAATCAGATAAAATAGTTATGGCTGGTGGAGTAGCAGCTAATGAAGGATTACGAAGTTTAATGAACTATAGAGGAAAAGAGGAAGGAATTAAGATATTATATCCTTCTAGAATATTATGCACAGATAATGCCGCTATGATAGGTTCTGCTGCTTATTTTCATTATATGGAAGGAGATATTTCAAATTTATATTTAAATGTAGAGCCAAATTTAGAGTTAAAAGGATAAATACAAACAGATTTTTCCACATTATTTCCACAAAACAAATTTGGTTGACAATAAAAATATGTGGATAATGTGGAAAACTCCTTATAAACCACAATAATTGGACAAACTAATGGGGATAAATTTGTGGATTTTGTGTATAACTTGTGGATAATATGGGGAAACTATTCTTCTGTTAATTTTATCCATTGATCATAAAGAGCATTAATTTTAATTTCTAGAGTTTCCCTTTTTTTAGTCAGCTCAATTACTTTTTCTGGTTTATCATATATATTTGGATCGCAAAGTAGTTTATCTATTTCTTTCATATTTGTTTCTTTTTGTTCAATCATTTTTTCTAACTTTATTATTTCCTTTTTCTTTTTTTTCATAGCTTCTAATTTTTCTCTTTGTTTTTTTCGTTCTAATTTTATTTGAGTTTTTGTTTTATAATCGTCATATTCTTTAATTGCTACTTCATTTTTCTTTTCTAAATAATAATTATAGTTACCTAGATATTCTTTTATGCCTTCTTCAGTTAATTCAAAAACTTTATTCACCACTTTATTTAAAAAATATCTATCATGGGATATAACAAATAAAGTGCCTTCGTAGTTCATTAAAGCGTCTTCTAATACTTCCTTTGAATCTATGTCTAAATGATTAGTAGGCTCGTCCATAAGAAGAAAATTAGCATTGGAAAGCATCATTTTTAGTAAAGCTAGTCTAGCTCTTTCACCACCGCTTAATTCACTTATTTCTTTAAAGATATCATCTCCAATGAATAAAAATTTACTTAATAGAGAGCGAATTTCATAATAATTTAGTTTAGGATTATCATCCCATATTTCATCTATTACGGTTTTATTTAAATTAAGTTTAGTTTGTTCTTGATCGAAATATCCAATATGGACATTATGTCCTAAGGATAT
This portion of the Keratinibaculum paraultunense genome encodes:
- the tsaD gene encoding tRNA (adenosine(37)-N6)-threonylcarbamoyltransferase complex transferase subunit TsaD → MTITLAIETSCDETSCAILRDGREILSNIISSQIEIHREFGGVVPEVASRKHIENINIIIQQALDEANINFHDIDLVGVTQGPGLVGALLVGISTAKAIAYAIDKPIVGVNHIEGHICANYIDHKDLEPPFTCLVVSGGHTYLVQAKSYTEYELVGRTRDDAAGEAFDKVARALGLSYPGGPLIDELSKKGDKYAIDFPRVYLEQDSYDFSFSGLKTAVLNYLNQKRQKNEDIIIEDVAASFQQSVIEVLVEKTIKLAKERKSDKIVMAGGVAANEGLRSLMNYRGKEEGIKILYPSRILCTDNAAMIGSAAYFHYMEGDISNLYLNVEPNLELKG